Proteins encoded by one window of Flagellimonas lutaonensis:
- the nudK gene encoding GDP-mannose pyrophosphatase NudK, whose protein sequence is MQNKDIQTMGKVRNIDEELLSDNWHWLKKFTFEYQKDDGSWETQVREVYDRGNGAAILLYNKQKKTVVLTRQFRMPTYLNGNEDGMMIEACAGVLENGNAEATIIKEVEEETGYKIDNVKKIFESYMSPGSVTEILHFFIGQYTDTMKVSQGGGAEDEHENIEVLEMLFSKALKMIESGEIKDAKTIMLLQYAQINKLIC, encoded by the coding sequence ATGCAGAACAAAGACATTCAAACAATGGGTAAGGTGCGCAACATTGATGAAGAACTATTGTCAGATAACTGGCATTGGCTCAAAAAGTTCACATTTGAATACCAAAAGGATGACGGAAGCTGGGAAACCCAAGTACGGGAAGTGTACGACCGTGGCAACGGGGCTGCCATTCTTTTGTACAACAAACAAAAGAAAACAGTGGTCTTGACAAGGCAGTTTCGAATGCCCACCTATTTGAACGGGAATGAAGATGGAATGATGATTGAGGCTTGTGCGGGTGTTTTGGAAAATGGAAATGCTGAGGCGACCATCATCAAAGAGGTCGAGGAAGAAACAGGCTATAAGATTGACAACGTCAAAAAAATATTTGAATCATATATGTCGCCGGGGTCGGTCACAGAAATCCTTCACTTTTTTATTGGGCAGTACACAGATACCATGAAAGTAAGCCAGGGCGGTGGCGCCGAAGATGAGCACGAGAACATCGAGGTGCTCGAAATGCTCTTCAGCAAAGCCCTAAAAATGATTGAATCAGGCGAAATAAAAGATGCCAAGACCATTATGTTGTTGCAGTATGCACAGATCAACAAGTTGATCTGCTAA
- a CDS encoding patatin-like phospholipase family protein has product MKTGVKRDKVVGLVLSGGGVKGMAHIGILKALNEHGIFPEIISGVSAGALVGALYSNGASTIDMLAFFRKTPLFKYNFLTINKPGLFDTDKYIAFLETHFPVDSFEALQKELHIVATNLQKGTSEYFCSGSLYKPLLASAALPPVFSPVRINGYLYADGGIMNNFPVEPLEGRADVIIGSYTTAVKEIGATGMNNSYDITNRAKSLMLYANSMGKFNTVDLLFKPKGLEYIGVLDKKGIEKAYMIGYEYASKVLEEEAAPIVKSLAI; this is encoded by the coding sequence ATGAAAACAGGAGTTAAAAGAGACAAAGTCGTAGGCCTTGTACTTTCTGGCGGTGGGGTAAAGGGCATGGCCCATATTGGTATCTTGAAGGCTCTTAACGAGCATGGCATATTTCCCGAAATTATATCGGGGGTCAGCGCAGGTGCATTGGTAGGTGCTCTGTACAGCAACGGGGCCAGCACCATAGATATGCTGGCCTTTTTTAGAAAAACCCCGCTCTTTAAATATAACTTTTTGACCATCAATAAACCGGGCCTCTTTGATACCGATAAATACATTGCCTTTTTGGAAACACATTTTCCAGTAGATAGTTTTGAGGCATTGCAAAAAGAGTTGCATATAGTGGCCACCAATCTGCAGAAAGGTACATCAGAATATTTTTGCTCAGGATCACTTTACAAACCGCTTCTGGCATCAGCAGCATTACCTCCTGTTTTTAGCCCGGTTCGAATTAATGGTTACCTCTATGCAGATGGCGGTATCATGAACAATTTTCCCGTGGAACCGCTTGAAGGCAGGGCAGACGTGATCATAGGTTCGTACACCACCGCTGTAAAAGAAATAGGTGCTACGGGCATGAACAACTCGTATGATATTACCAATCGGGCCAAATCGTTGATGTTGTATGCCAATTCGATGGGCAAGTTCAACACTGTTGACCTTCTATTCAAACCTAAGGGACTCGAGTATATTGGAGTATTAGATAAAAAAGGCATTGAAAAAGCCTATATGATCGGTTACGAATATGCCAGCAAGGTATTGGAGGAAGAAGCAGCCCCTATTGTAAAAAGTTTGGCAATTTGA
- a CDS encoding DUF2141 domain-containing protein, protein MKNLSIIFALLFTSFVSIAQENKGVTVTVTIENVLSDGGTILAGLHTADTFMKGPGVANAMQPAKTGELTLTFENVEPGSYAIMVMHDKNDNQRMDFEENGMPKESYGMSGNEMTMGPPTFDAAKFEVSDEDIQLNIRF, encoded by the coding sequence ATGAAAAACTTATCAATCATCTTCGCACTCCTTTTTACCAGTTTTGTAAGCATTGCCCAAGAGAATAAAGGTGTTACCGTAACGGTGACCATAGAAAACGTACTGTCAGATGGTGGCACCATATTGGCAGGATTGCACACAGCCGATACCTTTATGAAAGGGCCCGGAGTGGCAAACGCCATGCAGCCTGCAAAAACTGGCGAACTGACCCTGACCTTTGAAAATGTTGAACCTGGAAGCTATGCCATCATGGTCATGCACGACAAGAATGATAACCAGCGCATGGACTTCGAAGAAAACGGCATGCCGAAAGAGAGCTACGGTATGTCGGGCAATGAAATGACGATGGGCCCACCCACATTCGATGCTGCAAAGTTTGAAGTATCAGACGAGGATATACAACTCAACATTCGCTTTTAA
- a CDS encoding D-alanyl-D-alanine carboxypeptidase/D-alanyl-D-alanine-endopeptidase, with protein MNDRSQLPLKQHITKTWVYVLICLLVMGACAPANHLKIKKQVDINLSQTLFENHFSGLLVIAPETNDTLYAQNSKKYFIPASNTKIFTLFTALKLLPEHVPSLKYLGMNDTLYVEGTGDPSALHPYFNDSTALNFLKEHQHIALFLNNFQDDRFGPGWAWGDYQWYYSPERSPLPLYGNVVTVYKADSLVVSPSYFADKLIALDYRLQREENENVFYFDPARKDTVEIPFRVDSTLTRHLLEEALQKKLTVVNKMPEGEKQVLFGMSRDSLCRRMMLESDNFLAEQLLVMASSTLSDTLFSQKARAFVLDSLLTDLKQPPRWVDGSGLSRYNLFTPESMVQVLHHLYKEMDRDRLFGFFPAGGVSGTLEKWYATEGNPYIYAKTGSLGNNHNLSGYLITKSGKVLIFSFMNNHFRLPSAEVKKQMQAIFEFMRDTY; from the coding sequence ATGAACGACAGATCGCAACTGCCTTTAAAACAACACATTACGAAGACATGGGTCTATGTGTTGATTTGCTTGTTGGTTATGGGTGCCTGCGCTCCCGCCAATCACCTAAAAATCAAGAAACAGGTCGACATAAACCTGTCTCAGACTCTTTTCGAAAACCATTTTTCGGGTTTGTTGGTCATTGCCCCCGAAACCAATGATACCCTCTATGCCCAAAACAGTAAAAAATACTTTATCCCGGCCAGCAACACCAAGATATTTACCCTTTTTACCGCATTGAAGCTGCTACCTGAACACGTGCCTTCACTAAAGTACTTGGGTATGAACGATACCCTCTATGTTGAAGGCACCGGCGATCCATCTGCCTTGCATCCTTATTTTAACGACAGTACGGCCCTAAATTTTCTGAAAGAGCATCAACATATCGCCCTTTTTCTAAACAATTTTCAAGACGATCGTTTTGGTCCCGGCTGGGCTTGGGGCGATTACCAGTGGTACTATTCCCCGGAACGTTCGCCCCTGCCCCTGTATGGCAATGTGGTGACCGTTTATAAAGCCGATTCGTTGGTGGTGTCACCCTCCTATTTTGCCGATAAGCTTATTGCCTTGGATTATCGATTGCAACGTGAGGAAAACGAAAATGTGTTCTATTTCGACCCGGCCAGAAAAGATACGGTTGAAATCCCCTTTCGGGTCGACAGTACCTTGACACGCCATCTTCTGGAGGAGGCGCTACAGAAAAAGCTCACCGTTGTAAACAAAATGCCCGAGGGTGAAAAGCAGGTATTATTTGGTATGTCGAGGGATTCGCTATGCCGCAGAATGATGTTGGAAAGTGATAATTTCTTGGCAGAGCAGCTATTGGTCATGGCTTCTTCTACCCTATCGGACACCCTATTTTCACAAAAAGCACGCGCCTTTGTTCTCGATAGCCTGCTCACCGATCTGAAACAGCCTCCTCGATGGGTCGATGGGTCTGGCCTCTCGCGCTATAACCTCTTCACACCCGAGTCAATGGTTCAGGTGCTGCACCATCTTTACAAGGAAATGGATAGAGACCGATTATTCGGATTCTTTCCGGCAGGCGGAGTATCGGGCACACTTGAAAAATGGTATGCAACCGAAGGAAATCCCTATATCTATGCAAAAACAGGAAGTTTGGGGAACAACCACAATTTAAGCGGTTATCTCATCACCAAATCAGGTAAGGTATTGATATTCAGTTTTATGAACAATCATTTTCGTCTGCCATCAGCTGAAGTAAAAAAGCAGATGCAGGCCATATTCGAGTTTATGCGCGATACTTACTGA
- a CDS encoding LysR substrate-binding domain-containing protein gives MTITQLQYVLAVAEYRNFTLAAQKSFVTQPTLSMQVQKLEDELDVLIFDRGKKPIAITEVGKKIVAQAKNIVAEAERIKDIVDQEKGFIGGDFILGIIPTVMPTLLPMFLPTFVKKYPKVNLIIKEQATDTLIRNLHDGHIDAAIAATPLEIEFIKERPLYYEPFVGYVPPNHRLAKAQELSASDLDIHDVLLLQDGHCFRDGVINLCNSSRNRVAEHFQIESGSFETLVNLANEGMGMTLLPYLNTLELDAKKRGNLKHFKNPAPAREISLIYHKSELKIQITEALKEVISGIVRGAIAFQDVKIISPLNKS, from the coding sequence ATGACCATTACACAATTACAGTATGTTTTGGCGGTGGCCGAATACCGAAACTTTACCTTGGCCGCCCAGAAGAGTTTTGTTACACAGCCCACTTTGAGCATGCAGGTGCAAAAGCTCGAAGATGAGTTGGATGTGCTCATTTTTGATCGTGGCAAAAAACCCATAGCCATTACAGAGGTAGGCAAAAAAATCGTGGCCCAGGCCAAAAACATTGTGGCCGAGGCCGAGCGCATCAAAGATATCGTCGACCAAGAAAAAGGGTTCATCGGGGGTGATTTCATATTGGGCATCATACCTACAGTGATGCCAACCTTATTGCCGATGTTTCTGCCAACGTTTGTCAAAAAATACCCAAAGGTAAACCTGATCATCAAAGAACAGGCCACCGATACCTTGATCCGCAACCTTCATGACGGGCATATCGACGCGGCCATTGCTGCCACCCCCCTTGAAATTGAATTCATTAAAGAGCGACCCCTGTACTATGAGCCGTTTGTGGGCTACGTTCCACCAAACCACCGTTTGGCAAAGGCACAAGAGCTATCAGCCAGTGATCTAGACATACATGATGTGCTTTTGTTGCAAGATGGGCACTGTTTTCGTGATGGCGTGATCAATCTGTGCAACTCATCCCGAAACAGGGTTGCTGAGCATTTTCAAATTGAAAGCGGAAGTTTTGAGACCTTGGTCAATTTGGCCAACGAAGGCATGGGCATGACCCTGTTGCCCTATTTGAACACCTTGGAACTGGATGCTAAGAAGAGAGGGAACCTTAAGCATTTTAAAAATCCGGCACCGGCACGCGAAATCAGTCTAATCTATCATAAAAGCGAGTTGAAAATACAGATAACCGAGGCGCTCAAAGAAGTAATTTCAGGTATTGTAAGAGGGGCCATCGCTTTTCAAGACGTAAAAATCATAAGTCCTTTGAACAAAAGTTAG
- a CDS encoding Hsp20/alpha crystallin family protein gives MKVFGKEIGTDIKFPPFIDKFVGKLLPNKNKDTEELVTIPSTNISDGEEAFELSLALPGLDKKDVKIEVNDNYLVVSAHKEQSHEEKNKNWVRTEFVSNSFYRAFELPSNADPDRIQAKMKNGRLDIKVGKDKSLSNKRSIKIA, from the coding sequence ATGAAAGTATTCGGAAAGGAAATCGGAACAGATATAAAATTTCCCCCATTTATTGATAAATTTGTTGGTAAACTGCTGCCCAACAAGAACAAAGACACGGAAGAGTTGGTGACCATTCCCTCAACTAACATCAGTGATGGTGAAGAGGCGTTTGAACTGTCGTTGGCTCTGCCCGGTCTTGATAAAAAAGATGTTAAAATTGAGGTAAATGATAACTATTTGGTTGTAAGTGCCCATAAAGAACAGAGCCATGAAGAAAAAAACAAAAACTGGGTGCGAACCGAGTTTGTAAGCAACTCTTTCTATAGGGCTTTTGAATTGCCCAGCAATGCGGACCCAGACCGCATTCAGGCAAAAATGAAGAACGGCCGTCTAGACATCAAGGTGGGCAAAGACAAAAGCCTTAGCAACAAAAGAAGTATAAAGATAGCGTAA
- a CDS encoding Hsp20/alpha crystallin family protein, producing the protein MSNMVTTRNGSRAIANSNGLTFPAWSSWIDEMFNMDMPSVFTSNFNKGITLPKVNIRETKDAYFVEMAVPGLKKSDFKVDLDNHVLSISADMENHDEVQEDNYTRREFGYASFKRTFSLPETVNDDKIEAKYKDGILSIHLPKKEEAIQKPAKTIKIS; encoded by the coding sequence ATGAGCAATATGGTAACCACAAGAAATGGAAGTAGGGCAATCGCAAATTCAAACGGCCTTACCTTTCCAGCATGGTCATCTTGGATCGATGAAATGTTCAACATGGACATGCCATCTGTATTTACTTCAAACTTCAATAAAGGCATAACCTTGCCTAAAGTAAACATTAGGGAAACCAAGGATGCCTATTTTGTGGAAATGGCTGTGCCAGGACTCAAAAAATCCGATTTTAAGGTAGATTTAGACAACCATGTTCTCTCTATTTCTGCCGATATGGAGAACCATGATGAAGTGCAAGAAGACAACTATACCCGAAGAGAGTTTGGCTATGCATCATTCAAGCGAACATTCTCGCTTCCTGAAACAGTGAATGATGATAAAATTGAGGCCAAGTACAAAGATGGTATCTTGAGCATTCATCTTCCCAAAAAAGAAGAGGCCATTCAAAAACCGGCCAAGACCATCAAAATCTCATAA
- a CDS encoding type IX secretion system membrane protein PorP/SprF produces MASITTPSFSIRPLMGKSTLVMAVCLLLFSPNAHTQSENPYVAYNVPFQNLMKFNRFLINPTFSTVREDKTYLNFFHRSQGSDFQDNAQNYFLSYSAVLNNRTGLGLSVYNQQSGVISNVGVMANYAHGIRLGKNTDLSFGFNLPYYKSSFDESRAVALQEDPLLDDLEDSSIISFQPGLNLSLGMFDVGVFAQNLFDFNLKSGEMLSEVNGKTFSGHLQYAHEFKNGRGIFEDGRLMPLARARFEGSQEPIFGGGLILDLPKLGWIQGGYDQYYGASAGTGFNLNKRLSFGYNFEKGFNNSLNNLGVTHEISVAYSFVPNLTKNLYVAEEDDKRLVQIVEETGQEDKPGKADADLTPLEEELAKIKEQQRMNLAIIDELIFRLDSMETNRQRDLEQRFEMVMRMVRKENHDNKPDIEKKAQELFLTKNVKAATFKNDIASITRATRKTEKQTGVFTGGAFKPIEKYIKLDGIGKGHYLIVNVFGNENYLHRFIKELKTKGLNPKYFKNPENGLNYVYLAHFDDDMAARSAYGSQLNGKYNQDMWIMHVENPRYSNYAETLFDDE; encoded by the coding sequence ATGGCTTCAATAACTACCCCCAGTTTTAGCATAAGGCCACTAATGGGCAAAAGTACTTTGGTTATGGCAGTGTGCCTTTTGCTATTTTCGCCCAATGCCCACACACAGAGCGAAAACCCCTATGTGGCCTATAACGTGCCCTTTCAGAACTTGATGAAGTTCAACAGGTTTTTGATCAACCCGACCTTTTCTACGGTTCGTGAAGACAAGACCTATCTTAATTTTTTCCATCGTAGTCAAGGATCAGACTTTCAAGACAATGCACAAAATTATTTTTTGAGCTACAGTGCGGTACTCAATAATCGTACAGGGCTTGGGCTCAGTGTCTACAACCAACAATCAGGTGTAATTTCAAATGTTGGGGTCATGGCCAATTACGCCCATGGTATTCGACTTGGCAAGAACACCGATCTTAGTTTTGGTTTTAACCTGCCCTATTACAAGAGCAGTTTCGACGAAAGTCGTGCGGTAGCCCTGCAAGAAGACCCTTTGTTAGACGACCTTGAGGATAGCTCGATCATATCTTTTCAACCCGGTCTTAACCTTTCTCTGGGTATGTTCGATGTGGGTGTATTTGCACAGAATCTGTTCGATTTTAATCTGAAAAGTGGCGAAATGCTTTCAGAAGTGAATGGAAAGACTTTTTCTGGCCACCTACAGTATGCACATGAATTCAAAAATGGAAGGGGCATCTTTGAAGATGGGCGATTGATGCCGTTGGCCAGGGCCCGTTTTGAGGGAAGCCAAGAACCGATTTTTGGCGGGGGCCTCATTCTCGACCTGCCCAAACTAGGCTGGATACAGGGTGGATATGACCAATACTACGGGGCATCTGCGGGTACAGGTTTTAACCTTAACAAGCGCTTGTCGTTCGGTTACAATTTTGAGAAGGGATTCAATAACTCATTGAACAATCTTGGGGTAACCCATGAAATTTCAGTAGCATACTCTTTTGTCCCAAATCTTACCAAAAACTTGTATGTGGCTGAAGAAGATGATAAAAGGTTGGTCCAAATAGTCGAAGAAACCGGTCAAGAAGATAAACCTGGTAAGGCCGATGCCGATTTGACCCCACTTGAGGAAGAGTTGGCCAAGATAAAAGAGCAACAACGCATGAACCTGGCCATTATCGATGAGTTGATCTTTCGATTGGATTCAATGGAAACCAACCGCCAAAGAGATCTAGAGCAACGGTTTGAAATGGTGATGCGAATGGTACGCAAAGAAAACCATGACAACAAACCCGATATCGAGAAAAAAGCCCAAGAGCTCTTTTTGACAAAGAACGTGAAGGCGGCCACCTTTAAGAACGATATTGCCTCGATTACGCGAGCGACACGCAAAACAGAAAAGCAAACCGGCGTTTTTACAGGGGGAGCCTTTAAACCCATTGAAAAATATATAAAACTCGACGGCATCGGCAAAGGGCATTACCTCATAGTCAATGTTTTCGGTAACGAAAACTATTTACACCGGTTCATAAAAGAACTGAAAACCAAGGGGTTGAATCCGAAGTACTTTAAAAATCCCGAGAATGGCCTCAACTATGTGTATTTGGCACATTTTGATGACGATATGGCCGCTAGAAGCGCATACGGCTCACAACTGAACGGTAAGTATAACCAAGACATGTGGATCATGCATGTTGAGAACCCACGATATTCAAACTATGCAGAGACATTGTTTGACGATGAGTGA
- a CDS encoding Dps family protein: MRTNSIGLDLDKSRALAQELNVLLANFQRYYQNLRGIHWNIKGKRFFDLHLKFEELYTDANVKVDEIAERILTLGGVPQHTFEDYIKHSKVPVGINITKDEDAIRLIVDSLKELLNIERHILHTSDDADDEGTNAMMSDFITEQEKTVWMMKAWLAEEV; the protein is encoded by the coding sequence ATGAGAACAAACAGTATAGGATTGGATTTGGACAAGTCAAGAGCCTTGGCCCAAGAGTTGAATGTACTCTTGGCGAATTTTCAACGCTATTACCAAAATTTAAGGGGAATTCATTGGAACATTAAGGGCAAGCGCTTTTTTGACCTTCACCTAAAGTTTGAAGAGCTTTACACCGATGCAAATGTAAAGGTCGATGAAATTGCCGAGCGAATATTGACCTTGGGCGGTGTGCCACAGCATACCTTCGAGGATTATATCAAGCATTCGAAGGTGCCTGTGGGCATTAACATCACAAAAGATGAGGATGCCATTCGGCTCATTGTTGATTCCTTGAAGGAACTGTTGAATATCGAGCGCCATATTTTACACACATCAGATGATGCTGACGATGAAGGCACCAACGCCATGATGAGCGATTTTATCACAGAACAGGAGAAAACCGTTTGGATGATGAAGGCCTGGTTGGCAGAAGAGGTATGA